The uncultured Paludibaculum sp. sequence GTATGGGGCGAGCAACTCGATCTATGGGGATGCCGTGCGCAATCTGGCGGATCTGGGCATCATCGTAGTGCGCTCGGCCGGCAACACCGCCGGGCCGATGACCGTGGACGATACGGCTTCTCAGGAACGGGTGATCGCTGTCGGGTCGAACATCGCCGGCGGGTCCGACCGCACGCAGGTGGCTCCTTCGGTAGGATCGGCCCTGGATGGCGAACCATCCTCCCAGGTGACCAGCCACGAGCCCGTCAGCGGGCCGCTGGTGGACATTGCGGCGATGGACCCGTCAGGGTGGGCCTGCAGTCCCGAGCTCTTTCCGCCGGATAGCCTAAGAGGGGTAATCCCGCTTATCGAGCGAGGCGAATGCGCCTTTGAGACCAAGCTAGCCAACGTGGCGGCCGCCGGTGCGCCGGCAGCCGTGGTTTATAACATTGACGACCCCGAGTACGGCGATCCGGAGGCGCTCGTCACCATGTCGGTCGAGAATCCCGATCAGATTCCCGCGATCTTCCTGAAACGTAGCGACGGCCTCGCGCTGAAAGACGCGGCCGCTACCTTCGAGGACTTCCAGGTTGTCCTGCGGTTCCCGTTCTCCGGCGGCTCGCCCACCTCTCTCTCGTCGTTTTCCAGCAGGGGGCCCAGCGTCGAACTCCTTATCAAGCCAGACTTGGTAGCTACCGGCCAGCCCATCTACACAGCGGCGCTGAGAGAAGATTACGATCCGGATTACTGCCCGGTCTGCGATCCCAGTGGCTATACCTCCACACAGGGCACCAGTTTCTCGGCCCCGCTGGTGGCTGGCGCAGCGGCCGTCCTCAAAGGTGCGCGCCCCGGATTGTCCGTCGATGAGTACCGCTCGATGCTGATTGATAGCGCCTCGCCGCTGGTGTTCGACAACGGCACTACCGCACCCGTGAACGCGGCGGGCGCCGGATACCTCAACCTCAAGAACGCCGTTACCTCGACCATCGTGGCCGCGCCGGTGTCGCTGTCCTTTGGCTCGGGCGGCGGGACCATTGACCTTAACAAGGAAGTCACGCTCAAGAATCTGGGTGAATCCACCGCAACGTACGGGTTAACCCTCGAAACATCGGGCCCGATCCAACCGCTGCTGTCGGCGGAGGAGATCACGGTGGAGCCTGGCTCGACGGCGACATTTCATGTGAGTCTCTTGAGCGGTGGAGTCGACCCCGGCTCCTACCAGGGCTTCGTCAAAGTGACGGACACCGAGTCTGGCGCCGTGGCCCGCATTCCCTACTGGTACGCGGTGGAAGGCGGGGCGGCCACAAGCATTACAGTCCTCAACGTCTCCACGTCGACGCCACACATCAATAGCAACATAGGGGTTTACATACGGGTCCACGACGAGGCCGGGCTGGCCCTTGGCGCCACGGAGCCGGTAGTCGTGCCTGTTTCCGGCGGCGTCACGGTCACCAAAGTGGAGTCCGCCAGCTCCTTGTACCCCGGGTCGTGGCTCATCCAGTTACGGATGGGTGAGCAACCCGGCGCGAACGTGTTTCGCGTCGAGGTGGGCGACCTGAAGCAGACGTACTCCATCACAACGCCGTAGCCCTCGTCTGAGTCCGTGGGCGATCAGCCGTTTCGGAATCGCGTGACTGAATAGGCGGCCCTGGCGTGCACTGAGGCTTCGCGCACGATGGGGCCAAACTCGCGCCTATGTTCGCATTCGCAATTCTCTCTTGCTTTTGAGGCACTCTAGTGGTATTGCTACCACTAGATGTACGGCCCCTTCCTCGAACCCCGCGGCCCTCAGGCGGCCCGCCTCCGCAAGCGCAAAGCCGACTTGCTCGACCGCTTCCCCGTTCCTGCCGATTTGCTGCCCGGCTCGCTCGCTGAAAGCCATATGCGCTGCGGCAAGCCCGGCTGCCACTGCTCTAACCCCAATGACCCCGGTCATTCGTTCTGGACCCTCACCTACATGGTTCGGGCCAAGAAGCACACCCTCCACATCCCCAAGGACCTCGTCGACGAAGTCCGTCTCCGCGTCCAGGCTGGCCGCGAGTTCCAGGACGCCGTCCGCGAGATCCTGGCTGCCAACGCCGAGCTTCTGAAACTTTCAAGACAACAAAAGCGCTCACGGTCATGAAAAAGCCGTCGCTCCGTGGCCTGAAATACTATGCGGCCAAGCGGCTTGGCCTTCACTCCTACTTCCACGACTGCGGGGATGGCCGCCAGCAGCCACGCATAGCCGCTCACGACCTGTTGTGGGCGATTCTGGCTGGCCACAGTCTGCGCCAGACCAGTTTCCACGCCATCGAGGCACTTGTACACTCATCGTCCTGCCGGGAATTCGGCGTGCTCCATCGGTTTGGCGACGACACCCTGAGCTACTTCACGGAACGACTCGCGCCGGAGCCGACACGAATGGCCTTAGTGGGCATGCTGCGGCGGGCGAAAAGAAACAAGGCCTTTGACGCCGTCGCCAGAATTGGACTCGCCATCGATGGCACCACCGTCGGCCGTTGCAGCGCTCAGGGGTGTGCCAATTGCCGCCCCTACCGCAATAGCGCGGGAGAAATCGCCGGATACCGCCACCATCTGGCTATGATCAGTGTCGTCGGAACGGGCCTGTCGTTGCCTTTCGACGTGGAACCGTACGGTCCAAAAGACAGTGAGTACGCAGCCGGACAGCGGCTCCTCAAGCGCACCATCCCCGCCCTCGGCGCTCGCTTTGCCGACTATCTCGTCGTCGATGCCGGATTTGCGACCAGCACCTTCCTGCATGCCGCCGACGAGGCGGGAATCCCCGTTGTGGCAAGGCTCAAAGGGAATCTGCACGAGCTGATGGTCTCGGTTGAACGATGCTTCGGCACCAGCCCGCCGGATCGTGTTTTGCAGGACGGAAAAGATCGAGTGGAACTGTGGGATGACGACCGCTTCGATCCATGGGAGACCCTCCAGTGGGACACGGTCCGGGTTGTGCGCTATCGCCAAACCAAACCCGATGGCACGGTGGTGCGAGCCGATTGGCTGACCAATCTGACGCCCCGGCAGGCAAACAGTCTCGCCATCTACAAGATGGCGAAGAGCCGGTGGGAGATCGAAAACGAAGGTTTCAACGACTGCAAGTCCAGGCAGGGATTCGAACACATCTGCCACCATCACGCCAACAGCCTACTGATCGGCTGGCTGCTGACCCTGGTTGCCCTCGTCGTGCTGAGACTATACCGACTGCGCTACCTGCATCGCGGCACGCATCCGGTCCTCAGCGCCATCGACCTGGTCCGGAGTTTCTGGCTGTCTCTCGGCCAAAAACGAGCCATTGATACAGGGTAGTCGGCCGTTTTCAGCGAACCGTCTCCGCGTCGCCCTGGGTGCAACTCAATTAAGTCCCTCTCCGATCCCCGCTGGGGAATGCTCATCCCTTTCCCAAAGCACCCCGGCGGAGTGCCAATCCCTTGCCAACAGGTCTTGCGCTACTGCGGACTTCTACGAATCCGAAACGGCTGGTGGGCGATTTATTCGATTGTGGTTCACCGGTCCGTGGTGTACCATGAACCATCAAGAGATAGCTATCTCGAGACGCACTTGCGGTCGCCTCTATTCCAGACTCGGGGGCGGCCGCTTTTTTGTGGAATGCAGGTCTGTAGGGCATCCGGCAGTTCACGGTGGTCTATAATCGGAGTCTGGGAGCATGGTGTACACGCGATGGAGGAATTGATCAAGAAACTGCAGGCGGAGATTACGGCGCTCGAGTATGAGCTCCGGAATGAGCTGCCCAAGGAGATTCTGAAGGCGCGCGCGCACGGTGATTTGAAGGAGAACGCCGAGTTTCACGCGGCGAAAGAGCGCCAACGCTATGTCGATGCCCGTCTATCCCAGTTGAAGAAGCGGCTGATGGACTTCTCCCTCATCGACATGTCGAAGATACCGCGTGACCGGGTGGGTCTCGGGTCCACGGTTGTGGTGCTGGATCTCGATAAGGAAGAAGAAGTTAGCTACAAGATTGTGGCCAGCGAGGAGTCGGACGCGGCAAAGCGCATGATCTCCACGAGTTCGCCCATCGGGCGCGGGCTGCTGGGCAAACAGGTTGGTGATGAAGTGGCGATTCCCAGCCCCGGTGGGGTGCGGAAGATGGAAATCCTGAAACTGACGACGATCCACGACGCAGTTGAGTAGGATGGATTGAGAAGGCAAGGTTCATGACCTATACCCGCGCGATCGGCATTGGAGCGGGCAAGATTCTGTACTGGATAGTGCGCATGTTGGCGCTATCCCGCATTCACCCCAACGTACTGACGTTCATTGGGCTCCTGATCAATATCTACGCAGCCGTATTGCTGGCCTCCGGCAAGTTTTTCTACGCCGGCCTTGTCATCATCAGCGCCGGACTTTTCGATATGGTGGACGGTCGCGTAGCGCGCGAGACCAAGCAGGTCACGCGCTTCGGCGCGTTCTTCGATTCCGTGGTCGACCGCTACTCGGATCTGGCCCTGTTGATGGGCCTGCTCGTCTACTATGCCAACATCAATCGCAATTTTTACGTCGTTCTCACCGCTGTGGTGATGACGGCTTCGGTGATGATCAGCTATACCCGGTCCCGAGCTGAGAACGTGATCCCGTCCTGCAAAGCCGGCTTCCTGGAGCGTCCCGAACGGATCGTCCTGCTCATCATTGGAGCCCTGTTTGACCGCATGGCGCCCGTCCTATGGGTGATCGCCGTTCTGGGCAACATCACGGTGATCCACCGCATGATGCACACCTGGGATGTCACCAAGGCGATGGATTTGGCACAGGCGGCTGAACACTCCAAAGCCTCGAAGGAAATGCCGGCCGGCACGGCTGCCAACTGATCCTTCGGCGCGTCTTAGTCCTCGAGAATCAGAAACGCCTGTCCGTATTGTGCGGTGTGCGTCAGGGAAAGGTGGGCATGCTTGACGCCCAGTTTTTCCGCAATCTCTTTCGCGACACCGTGAAATGAGATGGTCGGGCGGCCGGAAGGCAGATTCGTCACCTCGAAGTCCTGCCAGGTGATGCCGTGGCGCCAACCCGTCCCAATCGCCTTCATCCCAGCTTCCTTGGCGGCGAAGCGAGCGGCATAGCGTTCGTACTTGTTCGCCTTGCGGGCCACATAGGCGCGCTCGCGCTCGGTGTAGACCCGATTGAGAAAACGATCTCCATAGCGCTCGATGGAGGCCTTGATCCGATCGACTTCCGCCAGGTCGATTCCTGTGCCCACGATCATTGTTGCTGCTCCTGTTCCTGTTCCGAGCCTCCACGCACACCACCGCCGGTATAACGGAAAACGGCGTTGAGGAATGCGACGTTCAGCCCGTCCATATAGGCCCGGAAGTTGGGGTCCGAAGTGAAACCCACGATCATCCCGCGGCCTTCGCCCTGCATCGTCAGAAACGGCTTATATGCGAGTTGCTTGCGGTTCTCCTCCCACAGATAGCCGGAGGCGACGAGCTCGTTCGGTCCTGCGTACAGAATTGGGTTCGATCCGCGATCCAGCTTCGCGGGCGAATAGATCGCGCGCCCATCCACGAGAACGTAGAGCGTCTCAGGCAGGCCAGCGGTGATCCAGGTCTCGGGATCCACCTTGGCGCGCACCAGGACGCCCGCCACGGCATCCGGCAACTCACGCTCGGCCTGAATCGCTTTCTCGTAGTCGGCCAGCGTGTTGAAGATCTTCCCGGGCGCCGGGCCCGTTGGGGCCGTGGCTGAAGGGGGCCCCGCCGCCGCAGTTGAGTCCGTGGCTGGGCGGGCGGCGGAGGCTGAGCCACCTGTGGGCGACGGTTTGGCCGCATCAGCGGGCCGGCCCGTGTCTGGCGCCAATCCTTCCTGCGCGACACCCAACAGCCCCACCTGCGGACTGGAGAGGTAGGTCACGGCCGCACCCAGGCCCACCAGCACTCCGCCGCCACGCACCCAGTTCTTGATGCGGTCGGTGACCGCGGGTGAGAAGGCTCCGGCATAGCCCCCGCTGGGGAGGATCAACACTTGGAACTTCCCGAAATCCACCGTGCCGAAGCTGGAACTGCGAATCACACTGACCGGATAGCCGAATTGCCGCTCAAGCACAAAGCGCGTTTGTCCGGCCGATGCCGAGGAGGTGGGCGAGTCCCACACCATGGCGATAGCAGGCTTCTTCACCGCGCCGACATTGCCGCTGCCGAAGTTGACGCCGTCGTCCACCCAACCGGTGTTGGTGGCCACCACGTCGGCTCCACTAGCCGTGGCGATCGTGGCAACCTTCTCGTGAACCGTCGCGGCATTCTGCTTCACCATCACGATGAGCGTACCGGAAGGGTACTTGCGGCCGGACTGTGTGAAAGCTTTGTTGGCGGTGAGCACACGCAGGTCCGCACGCAGTGCAGCGGTAAGGAAGCGCCCTGCCGCCTGCGTCCCCCATGGGACCAGATAGGCGACCTCGGCGCGACCCGAGACGGACCCGTGAGGTGTGTAGACACCCGAGACGGGCTCGAAGGAGCCTTGCGAGACTTCGGCCGCGCCGATGCACTCGACGCCGAAGGACATGGGCAGATTCCAGCCGGTCACGTCATAGATCTGATCAGGCAGTTTCTTCTTGCGCCGGCGCTCCTGCTCTTTCAGGAAGTCGGGCTCCATCGGCGTGTTCGGATCCAGCAAGGCATGGATGAACCGCTTGCGGGGCTGGGCCAGAATCACGCTGTACGACCCTTCCCCGTAGTCCTTGCCGCCGTTTTTGAAGGCCGCCTTCGCCTGGCGCACTTCAATGCCGTGTTCCGCCAGGATGTGGGCCAACTTGTCGACGGCGCCCGCATCTCCTCGCCGCGGCAGGATGAACTCCTTCACGGCTTCCTTCTGTCCCTCTTCAATCGCCGTCACCTGGTAGCGGTAGAAGCTGTCCAAGAGCTTTTCGCGGTAGTCCAAAGCCGTTTCACAGGTTGCGATGGAGGCCACAAAGTGCTTCTTCACGCTCTCCTGGAAGGTGTACAGAGCATCGTCGGACCGCCGAAGCACTAGTCCGCGTACGGAGGCGTTCTCGTAGGTCATGCCCATGCCGCCGTAGAACCACGGCCACGAGGCGCCGTAGCCGGGGTAGAACTCGTCGTACACCTCGCGCGTGAAGTACGGCCAGCCGAACTTGTCGAACCACTTGGCGTCGTTCTTTCCAAACCAGTTCATCTGGGTCTTCTGATCCTGCGTCAGGTTCGGGTTATAGGGCAGCGAGCCAGGCGTGAAGAAGTAGCTGGAATTGCCGCCCATCTCGTGCAGGTCCACCTGGACCAAAGGCAGAAACTGGCGCAGATACTGGATGCGGCCACGCGTCTCCGGTTGGGTGATCGCATGCCAGTCACGGTTCATGTCGAAGAAGTAGTGGTTGGTCCGGCCGCCGGGCCACGGTTCCGCACGTTCCGCGGCCACGGGGTTCTCATCCGGAAGCAGCCCCAGGTTCACCTGGAAGTTCTGAACAAATCTCTCGCGGCCATCCGGATTCTGCGACGGATCGATGACCACCACGACATGCTTGAGCACGTTGTCGATCATCTGATCGCCGCGCGCCGCCAACAGATGGTACGCCGTCATCATGGCCGCGTCGGGCGATGAGATCTCGTTGCCATGAACGCCGTAGGAAAGACTGAGGATCGCCGGCATCGTGGCCATCAGTTGCTTTGCTTCGGCCGCGGGTGTTTTGCGCGGATCGGCCAACTTGAGCTGATTCGCCTTGATCGTCTCCAGATTGCGGATGTTCTCTTCACTCGAGACCACGGCATAGATCAGCCGTCGGCCTTCCCACGTTCTTGCGTAGTCGTGAACCTGGATGCGTGCCGGAGCAGCCGCGGCCAAGGCCTCAAAGTACTTCACGATATCGGCCGGCGGAGCGATGCGGGTGCCTATCGCATAGCCCAGCACCTTCTCCACGGTCGGTATGGCTTGGTCATACTGTGTGCCGGGCCAGAATTCAGCTTGTTGCGCAGACAAGGCACAGGTGAGGAGAGAGAGCGAGACCAATAGCTTCCGCATAACGTTACCTCTCAGAATAGCGTTGCCGGGAGATGCCCGGTTAGCGCAGCGAGAGGAGCGAAACAGCGGCTCAGACAGCAATCCCCCCGCGGGCTGAGCCAGCGGAGGGATTGTCGGTGTAGATAGATGCAGAATCCTAGTCCAATAGCCCGGCCCAATTCATGATTGGAATTGTCGCGAAGGCATGACCGGGGTTGAAACGGAAGCCCAGCCCCGCCAACCGATTCGTACTGCACTCGAAGAGAATCGACCCAATCTTGCCCTGGGTAACCGCAAATCGGTCGGGAATGGCGAACGCCAGTTGCTGCCCCGGGGCCAATGAGATGGTGTCGGTACCAATGTTGTTCCCATCGATGTCCAGAATCGTGACGAAGACCTGATTGGACGTATTCGTCGCCGGGTTCACCAGCGCCATGGATGTGACGAACCCGTTCATGTTGTCGTAGGGCATCATGAACACGTAATCGTCGTAAGCGCTCAGCGGCACGAGTGCCTCGAAATCCGGCGTGTTCGTGATGCTCTGACGGAAGATCGCATAGCCACCGAGCCGCGCGTTGGTGGAGTCGTAGGCGATTACCGACCATCCGGTCTTCAATCCAGTCCCCTGGTCCAGGACTTTGATGTTAAAGCTGGCTCCCGGTGGGATAGTCCCTTGAATCGAACTCGTCGTCAATTGGTCGCCACTAGGCACGGATTGAAGTGACAACGTCAATGGTTGTCCGTTGGTATCGTAGAACCCCTGAGTGAACGTAACGGCCGTCGCCGACATGTTCACCAGGACCAGCGTGGTCGCCCACCCGCCGCCGGTGGCGAGGTGGGGAAACACCATGTCGGTGGACCCAAAAAAGGTCTGCCTGCCTGGAGTCTGCGCTCCAGAGGCAGCCCGGATGCCGGTGATCGTTCGTGGGGCTGCGGTAATCGTGTTCTCCGTCGGAGGCATAGCCTTCAATTCCCGAACCTGGCCAGCCGCACTCATGGGAGCAAGAGCCGCAACAAAAATGAGTGTGAAAACGTCAAGCCGTTGCATGACTTGACTATATACCAGGGGTCAGGCGAGCAGGAGACGAACGGGGGGAGTATCCAAGCAGAGGACTGTAAAAACACAGGAAACAGACGGCAAAAATAAGTGCCTGGACGCATTCACAATGAGGCTGTCTGTGTGTGCTGCGGCGGCGAGCAAGGCGCATGCCGGAAATTCCGAGCCGTGATGCCGTGGAAGCGAGCACCAGCGCAGTCACTCCCACCCCAGCAGAGAATCTCAATGAGATGCACGAGTTCGTGTTCAAAGAGGCGCTGCAGAACCTCGAAACGGCTCGTACACTGGACGCCGCACACCGTAATTGGCCGCGAATTCTCGATCTGGGCTCCGAACAGCGGATCCACATCGATGGAAATCTCGTAACTGATCTCACCATTGCGGCTGGTGTGCCGCAGCGTCATGCCCGGAGCTTGCCCGCCACGAGTCGAGAGGCGAACGCTGAGGCTGTGTCCCTCCAGAGCGCCGCCGCACAGTCCTTCGAAGCAGTACTTGTCATATGCCTCGAAGAGCAGATGCAGATCGCGCGGATGGACGACGGCGAAATCGTCGCGGTGCAGGTGGCGCGATTGGCTCTGAACGTGCTCGCGTACCTGCTTCATGCGGTGTGCGATCAGATCGTCGGACCAGAGAAACAGCAGGACATTCTCGGCGAGGAGCGTCCGCGCCAAGGCTGGAGAAGGTGACGCCATCTAGTCGAGCCAGCGCACGCTGGTAGGTTCGCCGCGCGTGCATTGCATTGTTTCCGTTACACCCGCCGCAATCAACGCGCAGGCAGTGTCAGTGGCTGTGCGCAAGGCTGCGTCCCTGGTCTCCCCGGAAGCGATCTTGCAGGAGTTGCGGCCCTGATAAGCCATGCAAACCTCCACGCGGTTCTTACGATTGCCAAGCATCAGGTAAGTCGTCGCTCCGAGAAACACAAGGAACGCGACCATACCCATCAATATGAGTTTGCCTTTGCTCAAGAGCAGTTACTCCGTGAAGAAGCTTCCCATGCGCCGGAATTTCTGGTACCGCTGTTCAATCAACTGCTCGGGACTCATTGGATCCAGTTCGTCAATGGCTGCCACCAGGGTCTGGTGTAGATACTGCGCGGCGCGGTCATAGTCATCCTGCGCGCCGCCGTTGGGCTCGGGGATGATGCCATCGATGAGGCCCTGCCGCACGAGATCGCTGGCCGTGATCTTCAGGGCCGCCGACGCCAGGGCGCCCTTCGTGGAGTCACGATAAATAATGGCCGCGCAGCTCTCGGGTGAGATCACGCTATACACGGCGTTTTCCAGCATGAACACACGGTTGCCCACGCCCAGCGCCAGTGCTCCGCCGCTGCCACCTTCACCGATCACCACCACGATGATAGGCGACTCGAGGCGCGTCATCTCACGCAGGTTGTAGGCGATGGCCTCGGCCTGCCCACGCTCTTCCGCGTCAATGCCAGGATAGGCCCCCGGGGTATCGAGGAACGTAATGATCGGACGACGGAACTTGGAAGCCATCGCCATCGCGCGCATCGCCTTGCGATAGCCTTCGGGCTTGGGCATGCCAAAGTTGCGGATGAGTTTCTGCTTGGTATCCCGACCCTTCTGCAGGCCGACCATCATTACCGCGTGCCCGCCGAGCATCGTGCCGAAGCCCGCCACGATGGCGGCATCCTCGCCGTAGAAGCGATCGCCGTGAATCTCAGTGAAATCCGGCACCAGCCTGTTGATGTAGTCCAGCGCATGCGGCCGCTTGGGATGACGAGCGAGTTGGACTCGCTGCCAAGCCACATTGACGCCCTGTTCGCCGCGCAGCGCCTTCAATTCAGCCTCAAGATCGGCGAGTTGCGCCTGCGCACCAGTCGAGGTGAGCTGGAGCTGCGAGATCTCGCGCTCGATATCGCTAATCCGGGCCTGCGAAGAATCGCTCATAGATGCTTCCTACGAGGCTATCACCTCGAGCGCTTCAGGACCGCAGATGCGCTCGATCTCAGCCTTGAACTCCTTGTCCGGACGGATGCGCGCCGTGACATCCAGGGTCACTGCAAAGTCTCGCGGCTTCTCCAGCTTCAGCCGCACCGAAGTCTCGCCTGGCTTGGTGGAGAACAACTGCTGCAGCGCCGCCGCTTTTTCGTTTCCGGTCGCCGAAAGCCGGACTCGGATGGAAACCAGCGAAGGGAAATTCACGCGAGCCAGCTCGAGCGGAATGATTTCCTGAATGTTCAACTTGATCGTCCCGTCTTCCTCGGGCATCGCCTTGCCGCGCACCAGCACGGCCTTGTCCTCTTCAATCTCTTTCTGAAGATGCTCGTAGCGGGTGGCGAAGCACAGCGCTTCGACGGAGCCGTTCCAATCCTCGAGCTGCGTGATGGCCCATGGCTTCTGTTCCTTGTTGCGCCGCTTCTGCACATTGCGCAGGATGCCGCAGACAGCCACTTCCATGCCCTTTTCGAGCCCTGCCAGGTTCTCAGTCGTATATGACGTGAGCTCCGTCACCTTCCAACGGAACTCGTCCAACGGATGGCCGCTCACGTAGAAGCCGATGGTCTCTTTCTCACCGCGCAGCTTCTCCGCCTGGCTCCAATCATTTAGCCTGGGCAACACCCGCGAAGCGGACGGGGAGTCGTCTCCGATCAATTCACCGAAGAGCCCGGTCTGGCCGCTGAGCTTGTCTTTTTGGGCGCGCTGGCCGGACTCGATGCACTCCTCGATAATCGCGAAGAGCTGCGAGCGATAGCCGTTCAGGCTGTCCATCGCCCCGGCTTTGATCAGGCTTTCCATCACGCGGCGGTTCACGGCCGAGAGATCGACGCGCTCGCAGAAGTCGTCTAGCGACTTGAACACGCCGCCTTCATTGCGAGCCTTCACAATGGCTTCCACCGCGCCCACACCCACGTTCTTCACGGCGCCCAGACCGAAGCGGATCTTGTCGCGGCCCACTGGGGTGAAGTTCAGGTCCGACTGATTCACGTCCGGTTGCAGCACCTCGATGCCCAGCGAGCGGCATTCGTTGATGTACTTAACGACCTTATCGGTGTTGCCCGTTTCCGAGGTCAGCAGCGCCGCCAGGAACTCCACCGTATAGTGCGCCTTCAGGTAGCCGGTGAGATAAGCGAGATAGCCGTACGCGGCCGAGTGCGACTTGTTGAACCCGTACTCGGCGAACTTCGCCAGCAGGTCGAACAGCGCCTCGGCCTTCTTGGGCGGATGGCCGTTCTTGCGCGCGCCGTCGAGGAAACGGGCGCGCTGCTTGTCCATCTCCTCTTTTTTCTTCTTGCCCATCGCGCGGCGCAGAAGATCGGCTTCACCCAGCGAGTAACCGGCGATACGCTGCGCCACCTGCATGACCTGCTCCTGGTAGATCACCAGGCCGTAGGTCTCTTCCAGCAGCGACTTCAACTCGGGCAGGTCGTACGTGACCGGCTTGCGGCCCAGCTTGCGATCGACATAATCGTCGACGAAGCCGTTCTGAATCGGGCCCGGACGATACAGTGCGTTGAGGGCGATGAGGTCCTCAATCCGCTCAGGATGCGAGCGTCGCAGCACGTCCTTCATGCCCGACGATTCAAACTGGAAGACGCCGTCAGTCAGACCCTGGCCGAAGATGCGCTCGTAGGCATCTTTGTCGTCCAGCGGCAGGTCCTCCAGCACCAGCGTTTCCCCGCGCGTCTTCTTGATCAGCGACAGCGCCTCGTGCACGATGGTCAGCGTGGTGAGACCCAGGAAGTCCATCTTGAGCAGCCCGAGTTTCTCGAGCATGGACATTTCAAACTGGGTGACAATTTCCTCTTTGTTGGTGCGGTAGAGAGGAACGATCTCGGCGAGCGGTACGGGTGAGATGACAACACCCGCCGCGTGCACGCCCGAGTTGCGGGCCATGCCTTCCAGGCGTTGCGCGATGTCGAGAATCTCTTTGACCTTCGGATCCTTGGCGGCGGCCTCCAGGATCGCGGGCTCCTCATCCAGAGCCTTCTTCAGCGTCATCTTCGGATCGGCCGGGATCAGCTTCGAGAGCTTATCCACTTCCCCGAAGCTCATATCCAGCACGCGGCCCACGTCCTTGATGGCGGCCTTCGGAGCCAGCGTGCCGAACGTGATGATCTGCGCCACCTGCTCGCGCCCGTACTTCTCGGTGACGTACTGGATGACCTCGCCACGGCGGTTCGTGCAGAAGTCCACGTCGATATCAGGCATGCTGACGCGTTCCGGATTCAGAAAGCGCTCAAACAGCAGACCGTAGTGCAGCGGATCCACATCGGTGATCCCCATGCAGAAACTCACCAGGGAACCGGCGGCCGAACCGCGGCCCGGCCCCACTGGGACGCCAGTCGACTTCGCATACCGGATGAAGTCCCAGACAATGAGGAAGTAACCCGAGAACTGCATCTGCTGGATCAGCTTGATCTCGCGATCCAGGCGCTCGATGTACTCGGCCATGTCGAAGCGCAGCAGGCCCTGCGCCGCCATCTTGTCGAGCTTGCCGCGGCGCTTCTCGAAGCCCTGCCGCGCGACGTATTCGAAGTAACTGTCGATGGTCTGTTCCGGCGGGACGTCGAACTTCGGGAAGGGCTCCTTCACCGGATCCATCTTCACCTGGCAGCGTTGCGCAATGTCCCAGGTGCGGTCCAGCGCATCTTCCACTTCGCCGAAGATGGTCATCATCTCGTCGCGCGTCTTGAGGAAGAATTCGTTGGTGGAGAACTTCAGCCGCTTCTCATCGCTCACCAGCTTGCCGGACTGGATGCAGGTGAGAATGTCCTGCGCACGATGGTCGCTGTGCTCCAGATAATGCGCGTCGTTGCTGGCGACCAGCGGTATGCCGGTCTCGCGCGACAGGCGGTACACCTGCGGCATCACGACCTT is a genomic window containing:
- the dnaE gene encoding DNA polymerase III subunit alpha; translated protein: MSDKPFVHLHCHTDYSLLDGACEIGKLMKLAVKQNQPAVALTDHGNLFGAAEFYFKAKDNGVHPVIGCEVYITPNDRRIKDETNRRYNHLVLLCENQEGYRNLIKLVSTASLDGFYYKPRIDKDLLSQHSKGLIALSACLKGDINETLMNDKYDDAQKLAYEYRDLFGKDNFFLEIQDHGLEEDKVVMPQVYRLSRETGIPLVASNDAHYLEHSDHRAQDILTCIQSGKLVSDEKRLKFSTNEFFLKTRDEMMTIFGEVEDALDRTWDIAQRCQVKMDPVKEPFPKFDVPPEQTIDSYFEYVARQGFEKRRGKLDKMAAQGLLRFDMAEYIERLDREIKLIQQMQFSGYFLIVWDFIRYAKSTGVPVGPGRGSAAGSLVSFCMGITDVDPLHYGLLFERFLNPERVSMPDIDVDFCTNRRGEVIQYVTEKYGREQVAQIITFGTLAPKAAIKDVGRVLDMSFGEVDKLSKLIPADPKMTLKKALDEEPAILEAAAKDPKVKEILDIAQRLEGMARNSGVHAAGVVISPVPLAEIVPLYRTNKEEIVTQFEMSMLEKLGLLKMDFLGLTTLTIVHEALSLIKKTRGETLVLEDLPLDDKDAYERIFGQGLTDGVFQFESSGMKDVLRRSHPERIEDLIALNALYRPGPIQNGFVDDYVDRKLGRKPVTYDLPELKSLLEETYGLVIYQEQVMQVAQRIAGYSLGEADLLRRAMGKKKKEEMDKQRARFLDGARKNGHPPKKAEALFDLLAKFAEYGFNKSHSAAYGYLAYLTGYLKAHYTVEFLAALLTSETGNTDKVVKYINECRSLGIEVLQPDVNQSDLNFTPVGRDKIRFGLGAVKNVGVGAVEAIVKARNEGGVFKSLDDFCERVDLSAVNRRVMESLIKAGAMDSLNGYRSQLFAIIEECIESGQRAQKDKLSGQTGLFGELIGDDSPSASRVLPRLNDWSQAEKLRGEKETIGFYVSGHPLDEFRWKVTELTSYTTENLAGLEKGMEVAVCGILRNVQKRRNKEQKPWAITQLEDWNGSVEALCFATRYEHLQKEIEEDKAVLVRGKAMPEEDGTIKLNIQEIIPLELARVNFPSLVSIRVRLSATGNEKAAALQQLFSTKPGETSVRLKLEKPRDFAVTLDVTARIRPDKEFKAEIERICGPEALEVIAS